A single genomic interval of Scylla paramamosain isolate STU-SP2022 chromosome 4, ASM3559412v1, whole genome shotgun sequence harbors:
- the LOC135099844 gene encoding uncharacterized protein LOC135099844 isoform X1: protein MKTTNVMKGAVMTVSVVAFVVLFAYGLSNTSSSIFIERISSAPQCRVPGLQSIEQYRAYLHNTEITCKNLKPFGGKRPAPKAGMKMVCLDDKFNIRPGNCVVFSFGVGNEWSFEDEFDKFGCKVYAYDPTMGKKDHQRSPNIKFFATGIGSFNGTRNVGMGKKWSMQNVDRFENLVRQAGEEGRQIDYVKLDVELSEIDFLQDMLFNSPHVLARIKQIAMEVHDGPFKGDLSQTSRHQVFWPYFMLMRCAGFRLVHTRETWGWREVVWVRNY, encoded by the exons ATGAAAACGACCAACGTGATGAAGGGTGCAGTGATGACTGTCAGTGTGGTGGCCTTCGTGGTGCTGTTCGCTTATGGTCT ATCCAACACGTCTTCCAGCATCTTCATCGAAAGAATAAGCTCTG CGCCGCAGTGCCGCGTGCCGGGCCTGCAGAGCATCGAGCAGTACCGGGCATACCTGCACAACACGGAGATCACATGCAAGAACCTG AAGCCGTTTGGAGGCAAGCGGCCAGCACCAAAAGCTGGGATGAAGATGGTGTGTCTTGACGACAAATTCAACATCCGACCAGGGAACTGCGTGGTATTCTCCTTTGGTGTGGGCAATGAGTGGTCCTTCGAGGATGAGTTTGATAAGTTTGGATGCAAA GTGTATGCCTACGATCCCACCATggggaagaaggaccaccagcgCTCCCCCAACATCAAGTTCTTTGCTACAGGCATCGGCAGCTTCAATGGCACAAGGAACGTCGGGATGGGGAAAAAATGGAGTATGCAAAAT GTGGACCGCTTCGAGAACCTGGTGCGGCAGGCGGGCGAGGAGGGACGGCAGATCGACTATGTGAAGTTGGACGTAGAGCTTTCGGAGATCGACTTCCTGCAAGACATGCTGTTCAACTCGCCACACGTCCTGGCCAGGATTAAGCAGATAGCAATGGAAGTCCATGACGGGCCATTTAAAG GTGACTTGAGCCAGACGAGTCGGCACCAGGTGTTCTGGCCATACTTCATGCTGATGAGGTGTGCCGGATTCAGGCTGGTCCACACACGGGAAACGTGGGGTTGGCGCGAGGTGGTGTGGGTGAGGAACTACTGA
- the LOC135099844 gene encoding uncharacterized protein LOC135099844 isoform X2: MKTTNVMKGAVMTVSVVAFVVLFAYGLSNTSSSIFIERISSAPQCRVPGLQSIEQYRAYLHNTEITCKNLKPFGGKRPAPKAGMKMVCLDDKFNIRPGNCVVFSFGVGNEWSFEDEFDKFGCKVYAYDPTMGKKDHQRSPNIKFFATGIGSFNGTRNVGMGKKWSMQNVDRFENLVRQAGEEGRQIDYVKLDVELSEIDFLQDMLFNSPHVLARIKQIAMEVHDGPFKVGTPANGKKKSPLSCRSLNKVNCGRQK; encoded by the exons ATGAAAACGACCAACGTGATGAAGGGTGCAGTGATGACTGTCAGTGTGGTGGCCTTCGTGGTGCTGTTCGCTTATGGTCT ATCCAACACGTCTTCCAGCATCTTCATCGAAAGAATAAGCTCTG CGCCGCAGTGCCGCGTGCCGGGCCTGCAGAGCATCGAGCAGTACCGGGCATACCTGCACAACACGGAGATCACATGCAAGAACCTG AAGCCGTTTGGAGGCAAGCGGCCAGCACCAAAAGCTGGGATGAAGATGGTGTGTCTTGACGACAAATTCAACATCCGACCAGGGAACTGCGTGGTATTCTCCTTTGGTGTGGGCAATGAGTGGTCCTTCGAGGATGAGTTTGATAAGTTTGGATGCAAA GTGTATGCCTACGATCCCACCATggggaagaaggaccaccagcgCTCCCCCAACATCAAGTTCTTTGCTACAGGCATCGGCAGCTTCAATGGCACAAGGAACGTCGGGATGGGGAAAAAATGGAGTATGCAAAAT GTGGACCGCTTCGAGAACCTGGTGCGGCAGGCGGGCGAGGAGGGACGGCAGATCGACTATGTGAAGTTGGACGTAGAGCTTTCGGAGATCGACTTCCTGCAAGACATGCTGTTCAACTCGCCACACGTCCTGGCCAGGATTAAGCAGATAGCAATGGAAGTCCATGACGGGCCATTTAAAG ttggGACACCGGCAAATGGCaagaaaaaaagtccactgagttGCCGGTCCCTGAACAAAGTCAACTGTGGTCGTCAGAAatga